A window from Gammaproteobacteria bacterium encodes these proteins:
- the murC gene encoding UDP-N-acetylmuramate--L-alanine ligase has translation MTKVIGDQATPLHSSIPEMRRVKRIHFVGIGGAGMGGIAEVLANQGYEISGSDIATNRVTQRLAALNATIYIGHAASQVEGASVVVVSTAIDPANPELIAAKELRIPVVQRAEMLAELMRFRHGVAVAGTHGKTTTTSLIASVFGQAGLDPTYVIGGLLNSSGTNAKLGSSRYLIAEADESDASFLHLQPMVSVVTNIEADHMDTYQGDFSRLEDTFIEFMHNLPFYGLAVVCLDCPVIRSLLPRISRQMTTYGFCDDADVRASDFVQTGNSCQFVVHRDGVAPLQVKLNLPGRHNALNALAAIAVSMDSGISDSDISAAFSQFEGIGRRFEQLGEFDTGSGQVMLIDDYGHHPTEVLATIKAARAGWPDKRLTMVYQPHRYTRTRDLYEDFVDVLSQVDGLILLEVYSAGEEPIAGADSRALCRSIRARGNFEPVYVASPELLPPRLAQFMQDGDLLLTQGAGNIGVVAKNLAAMALNIEKMAQVGAADE, from the coding sequence ATGACAAAAGTAATAGGCGATCAAGCAACTCCATTGCACAGCAGTATTCCGGAAATGCGCCGGGTTAAGCGGATCCATTTCGTTGGGATTGGCGGGGCTGGTATGGGCGGTATCGCTGAAGTGCTTGCCAACCAAGGTTATGAGATTAGTGGCTCAGATATTGCGACTAATCGGGTGACGCAGCGATTAGCTGCGCTAAATGCCACCATTTATATTGGTCATGCTGCCAGCCAAGTTGAGGGCGCTAGTGTGGTTGTGGTATCAACGGCTATCGATCCGGCTAACCCTGAATTGATTGCAGCAAAAGAATTGCGGATCCCAGTGGTTCAACGCGCCGAAATGTTGGCTGAATTAATGCGTTTTCGCCATGGTGTTGCCGTTGCTGGCACCCATGGTAAAACGACCACCACCAGTTTGATTGCCAGTGTCTTTGGTCAAGCCGGACTTGACCCAACCTATGTGATTGGTGGATTGCTTAATAGCTCAGGCACCAATGCCAAATTAGGCTCGAGCCGTTATTTAATCGCTGAAGCCGACGAAAGTGATGCCTCATTTTTGCACTTGCAGCCAATGGTTTCTGTGGTAACAAATATCGAAGCTGATCACATGGATACTTATCAAGGTGATTTTAGCCGCTTAGAAGATACCTTTATTGAGTTCATGCACAACCTGCCATTTTATGGCTTGGCGGTAGTGTGTCTTGATTGCCCGGTTATTCGCAGTTTGTTACCACGAATTTCACGCCAAATGACCACCTATGGTTTTTGTGATGATGCCGATGTTCGCGCGAGCGACTTTGTGCAAACGGGCAATAGCTGCCAATTTGTGGTCCATCGTGATGGTGTCGCGCCGTTGCAGGTTAAGCTTAATTTACCCGGTCGTCATAACGCGCTAAACGCACTAGCTGCTATTGCTGTTTCAATGGACAGTGGCATTAGCGATAGTGATATTTCCGCTGCATTTAGTCAATTTGAAGGTATTGGCCGTCGCTTTGAACAGCTTGGCGAGTTTGATACTGGCAGCGGACAGGTGATGTTAATTGATGATTATGGCCATCACCCGACTGAAGTGTTAGCAACCATTAAGGCCGCCCGAGCTGGCTGGCCTGATAAGCGTTTAACCATGGTATACCAGCCGCACCGTTATACTCGAACGCGCGATCTGTACGAAGACTTTGTTGACGTTTTATCGCAAGTTGATGGTTTAATTTTATTGGAAGTCTATAGCGCTGGTGAAGAGCCAATTGCAGGCGCCGATAGCCGGGCGTTATGTCGCAGCATCCGCGCGCGCGGTAATTTCGAACCAGTTTATGTCGCAAGCCCAGAGTTGTTGCCACCACGTTTAGCGCAATTTATGCAAGACGGTGATTTATTGCTGACTCAAGGAGCCGGTAACATTGGGGTCGTGGCGAAAAATCTTGCTGCGATGGCCTTGAACATTGAAAAAATGGCGCAAGTAGGGGCTGCTGATGAATAA
- a CDS encoding DUF721 domain-containing protein — MNQRHVPNSLSDLLNQGPNKLAKIQQKAHQLQVINQILTQELLPGSEEYCRVANLRRGILVLEVASGAWLTRLQSMRINLLNQLRTQVSSALISIEIKVNPQLFIVEQPPKPNPRKISPQTAEHLTALAELAPPELAEKLLRLAKLARRK, encoded by the coding sequence ATGAATCAGCGACACGTACCCAATTCGTTAAGTGACTTGCTCAACCAAGGCCCTAACAAGCTAGCAAAAATACAACAAAAAGCGCACCAATTACAAGTTATCAATCAGATCTTAACCCAAGAACTATTGCCTGGCAGCGAAGAGTACTGCCGAGTAGCGAACTTACGACGGGGAATTTTAGTCCTGGAAGTTGCCTCAGGAGCGTGGCTCACAAGGCTGCAATCGATGCGAATTAATTTATTAAATCAATTACGAACTCAGGTGTCATCGGCCTTAATCAGTATCGAAATTAAGGTTAACCCACAATTGTTTATTGTCGAGCAGCCGCCCAAACCAAATCCACGTAAAATATCACCGCAAACGGCGGAACATTTAACAGCATTAGCCGAGCTAGCACCACCTGAACTGGCGGAGAAACTATTACGCCTGGCTAAATTAGCCAGGCGTAAATAA
- the secA gene encoding preprotein translocase subunit SecA gives MFTKIFTSIFGSKNDRTIKQMRKVVALVNQLEQEIEALSDDELKQKSVYFREQLDAGKSLDDILPEAFAVVRAASKRVFEMRHFDVQIIGGIVLQSGRIAEMRTGEGKTLTATLPAYLNGISGKGVHVITVNDYLAARDAEWNRPLFEFLGMTVGVAVSGLSHEQKKAAYDCDVTYGTNNEFGFDYLRDNMAFSPQERVQRPLHYAIIDEVDSILIDEARTPLIISGAAEDSSELYRKIDKIIPLLNKQEEEDTEDFTGSEHYTVDEKGKQVHLTETGQIYVEQVLQERELLDPMDSLFSATNISLLHHVNAALRAHVLFERDVDYIVNNGEIVIVDEHTGRTMPGRRWSEGLHQAIEAREGVNIQNENQTLASITFQNYFRLYEKLSGMTGTADTEAFEFQSIYGLDTVVLPTNKEMLRNDMADLIYLSTAEKYEAIIADIKACQERGQPSLVGTISIESSEYLSTLLTKEKIKHQVLNAKFHEKEADIIANAGVAGTVTIATNMAGRGTDIVLGGNWQAQIDKLDNPSEQQIEQIKQDWLVAHDKVLAAGGLYILGTERHESRRIDNQLRGRAGRQGDAGASRFYLSMEDSLMRIFASERMTGMMKKLGMEEGEAIEHPWVNRAIENAQRKVEGRNFDIRKQLLEYDDVANDQRKVIYEQRNDLMETDDISETISHIRTDVVDIMISQYIPMQSLEEQWDVPGLEQCLRDDYLLDLPVAQWLKDDEKLHEENLREKLQQSITDAYSLKEELVGSDVLRQFEKAVMLQTLDSLWKEHLAAMDHLRQGIHLRGYAQKNPKQEFKRESFELFQGLLDVLKSDVISLLSKVQIQAQSDVDEMEEQRRQSAPAQHSYQHDDVEAIGGDAPAHDEPAVRTEAKVGRNEPCPCGSGKKYKQCHGKLV, from the coding sequence ATGTTTACAAAGATCTTCACTTCAATATTTGGTAGTAAGAACGATCGTACTATCAAACAAATGCGTAAAGTTGTCGCATTAGTTAATCAATTAGAGCAAGAAATAGAAGCACTTTCGGATGATGAACTAAAACAAAAATCGGTCTATTTCAGGGAGCAGCTAGACGCTGGTAAAAGCTTAGATGACATTCTGCCAGAAGCATTCGCTGTTGTACGCGCAGCGAGCAAGCGGGTGTTCGAAATGCGCCACTTTGATGTTCAGATTATCGGTGGCATAGTATTACAATCTGGGCGCATTGCTGAAATGCGGACCGGTGAAGGTAAAACCTTAACCGCGACTTTACCCGCTTACCTTAATGGTATCAGCGGTAAAGGCGTGCACGTCATTACAGTTAATGACTACCTAGCAGCCCGTGATGCCGAATGGAATCGTCCGTTGTTTGAATTCTTAGGCATGACGGTTGGTGTTGCTGTATCTGGTTTATCACACGAGCAAAAGAAAGCGGCTTATGATTGTGATGTCACTTACGGGACCAATAATGAATTTGGTTTTGATTATTTACGTGACAACATGGCCTTTTCACCGCAAGAGCGGGTTCAGCGTCCATTGCATTATGCGATTATCGATGAAGTAGATTCAATCTTAATTGATGAAGCGCGCACGCCATTAATTATTTCTGGTGCGGCCGAAGACAGTTCAGAATTATACCGCAAAATCGACAAAATTATTCCGCTGTTAAACAAACAAGAAGAAGAAGATACGGAAGATTTTACCGGTAGTGAACACTACACGGTCGATGAAAAAGGCAAGCAGGTTCATTTAACTGAAACTGGTCAAATTTATGTTGAGCAAGTCCTGCAAGAGCGCGAGCTGCTTGATCCGATGGACTCGTTATTCTCAGCAACCAACATCAGTCTGTTGCACCATGTCAACGCCGCATTGCGTGCACATGTGCTGTTTGAACGCGATGTTGATTATATCGTTAATAACGGTGAAATCGTTATTGTTGATGAGCATACTGGGCGCACGATGCCTGGGCGTCGCTGGTCTGAAGGTTTGCATCAGGCGATTGAAGCGCGCGAAGGGGTTAACATTCAAAATGAGAACCAGACGCTAGCTTCTATTACTTTCCAAAACTATTTCCGCTTATACGAAAAACTATCAGGTATGACCGGTACTGCTGATACTGAAGCGTTCGAATTCCAGTCTATTTACGGCTTAGACACTGTGGTATTACCGACCAATAAAGAAATGCTCAGAAATGACATGGCCGATTTAATCTATCTGTCGACTGCTGAAAAATATGAAGCGATTATTGCTGATATTAAAGCGTGTCAGGAACGTGGGCAGCCCTCATTGGTTGGCACAATTTCGATTGAATCGTCTGAGTATCTTTCAACCTTGCTAACCAAAGAAAAAATTAAACACCAAGTGCTTAATGCTAAGTTTCATGAAAAAGAAGCCGACATTATTGCTAACGCTGGTGTTGCTGGCACGGTGACCATTGCCACTAACATGGCTGGTCGTGGTACTGATATTGTATTAGGTGGCAACTGGCAAGCTCAGATCGATAAGTTAGACAATCCAAGTGAGCAACAAATCGAGCAGATTAAGCAAGATTGGCTAGTAGCGCATGACAAAGTGTTAGCTGCTGGTGGTTTGTATATTTTAGGCACCGAACGCCATGAGTCGCGCCGGATTGATAACCAGTTGCGTGGTCGTGCGGGTCGTCAGGGTGACGCGGGTGCATCACGTTTCTATTTGTCGATGGAAGATAGTCTGATGCGAATTTTTGCCTCAGAACGCATGACCGGCATGATGAAAAAGCTGGGCATGGAAGAAGGCGAAGCGATTGAGCATCCGTGGGTAAATCGCGCGATAGAAAACGCTCAACGTAAAGTAGAAGGTCGTAACTTCGATATTCGTAAGCAATTGCTAGAATATGATGATGTCGCCAATGATCAACGTAAAGTTATTTATGAACAACGTAATGATTTAATGGAAACGGATGATATTTCAGAAACTATCAGTCATATCCGCACCGATGTTGTTGATATTATGATTAGCCAATACATTCCAATGCAGTCGTTAGAAGAGCAATGGGACGTACCAGGGTTAGAGCAATGTTTACGTGACGATTACTTACTGGATTTACCTGTAGCTCAGTGGTTAAAAGACGATGAAAAGCTGCACGAAGAAAATCTACGTGAAAAGTTACAGCAATCAATTACCGATGCTTATAGCCTTAAAGAAGAACTAGTTGGTAGCGATGTGTTACGTCAATTTGAAAAAGCGGTCATGTTGCAGACACTTGATAGTCTGTGGAAAGAACATTTAGCCGCGATGGATCATTTGCGCCAAGGCATTCATTTACGTGGTTACGCGCAAAAGAATCCAAAGCAGGAATTTAAGCGTGAATCATTTGAATTGTTCCAAGGTTTACTTGATGTGCTTAAAAGCGATGTTATTTCACTGCTCAGCAAGGTCCAAATTCAAGCTCAGTCCGATGTTGACGAAATGGAAGAACAACGACGTCAGTCAGCGCCTGCACAGCATAGCTATCAGCATGATGATGTTGAAGCTATCGGCGGCGACGCTCCGGCCCATGACGAGCCAGCCGTTAGAACTGAAGCTAAAGTGGGTCGAAATGAACCTTGCCCATGTGGTTCAGGTAAAAAATACAAGCAGTGCCATGGCAAGTTAGTTTAA
- the lpxC gene encoding UDP-3-O-acyl-N-acetylglucosamine deacetylase — protein MIKQRTLRKEISMVGIGLHSGKKVNMTFLPAPVNTGIIYRRVDLTPSVDIPADAKLVRETTLCTCLIDDQGNKISTVEHISAALAGFGIDNAIIEVDAPEIPIMDGSASPFVFLLQSAGVQEQNSPKRFIRIKSKVRIEDGDKWAEFVPYNGFKVDYAIDFAHPEIINTQQHLIMDFSNSSFVHEISRARTFGFMRDIELLRANNLALGGSMENAVVLDEYRILNPDGLRVENEFVKHKVLDALGDLYLAGHGIIGEFRAYKAGHAINNMLVRELLAQTSAYEIITFEGEAKSPICYGELALA, from the coding sequence ATGATTAAGCAAAGAACTTTACGTAAAGAAATCAGCATGGTGGGCATTGGCTTGCACTCTGGTAAAAAAGTCAATATGACATTTTTACCAGCGCCAGTTAACACGGGCATTATTTATCGCCGCGTTGACTTGACCCCTAGTGTTGATATTCCTGCCGATGCTAAGTTGGTACGTGAAACAACTCTTTGTACATGCTTGATCGACGATCAGGGCAATAAAATCTCGACGGTGGAGCATATCTCTGCGGCGTTGGCAGGTTTTGGCATTGATAATGCCATTATCGAAGTCGACGCACCTGAGATCCCGATTATGGACGGCAGTGCTAGTCCATTCGTATTCTTATTGCAATCTGCTGGTGTGCAAGAGCAAAACTCTCCAAAGCGCTTTATTCGGATTAAAAGTAAGGTCCGGATTGAAGATGGTGATAAGTGGGCGGAATTTGTCCCTTATAATGGCTTTAAAGTCGATTATGCCATCGATTTTGCGCATCCAGAGATCATCAATACTCAGCAACACTTAATAATGGATTTTTCAAATTCATCGTTCGTTCATGAAATATCACGTGCCCGTACCTTTGGTTTTATGCGTGACATTGAATTATTGCGTGCCAATAATCTTGCCTTAGGCGGCAGCATGGAAAATGCGGTAGTGCTTGACGAATATCGTATTTTGAACCCAGATGGTCTGCGGGTTGAAAACGAGTTCGTTAAACACAAGGTGCTTGACGCGTTAGGTGATTTGTATTTAGCTGGTCATGGTATTATCGGCGAGTTTAGAGCCTATAAGGCCGGCCATGCGATCAATAACATGCTAGTACGAGAGTTACTTGCTCAAACATCCGCCTATGAAATTATCACCTTTGAAGGTGAAGCTAAGTCACCAATTTGTTATGGTGAATTAGCGCTGGCATAA
- the ftsZ gene encoding cell division protein FtsZ, translating into MFELMPDHSEEAVIKVIGVGGGGGNAIEHMVSRSIEGVEFVVANTDSQALRNSSAETTIQIGKETTKGLGAGANPQVGREAAIEDKETIKAALEGADMVFIAAGMGGGTGTGAAPVVAEIAKEMGILTVAVVTKPFSFEGKKRLNYAEQGIKMLEEHVDSLITIPNDKLLKVLGKGTGLLKAFEEANDVLLGAVQGIAELITRPGLINVDFADVKTVMAEMGTAMMGTGVAVGEDRAEEAAELAISSPLLEDVDLAGARGILVNITAGMDISIDEFETVGNAVKDFASENATVVVGAVIDPEMTEELRVTVVATGIGGEVQPDIKLVKPEEVKVSAPVHHESALSDEPMAAAANGQSASGANGGLDYLDIPAFLRKQAD; encoded by the coding sequence ATGTTTGAATTAATGCCCGATCATAGTGAAGAAGCAGTTATAAAAGTAATTGGTGTTGGTGGCGGTGGCGGTAACGCGATTGAGCACATGGTGTCACGCTCGATTGAAGGCGTGGAATTTGTGGTCGCTAATACCGACTCGCAAGCGCTGCGTAATTCATCAGCAGAAACAACGATTCAAATTGGTAAAGAAACTACCAAAGGACTAGGTGCCGGTGCTAATCCACAAGTGGGTCGTGAAGCGGCGATTGAAGATAAAGAAACAATCAAAGCAGCACTTGAAGGTGCTGATATGGTCTTTATTGCGGCAGGCATGGGCGGTGGTACGGGGACTGGTGCTGCACCAGTCGTTGCTGAAATAGCGAAAGAAATGGGGATTTTGACGGTTGCGGTAGTGACTAAGCCATTTAGCTTTGAAGGCAAAAAACGTCTTAACTACGCTGAGCAAGGCATTAAAATGCTTGAAGAGCATGTTGATTCGTTGATTACCATTCCAAACGATAAGTTACTTAAAGTCTTAGGCAAAGGCACCGGTTTGCTTAAAGCGTTCGAAGAAGCCAACGATGTCTTGCTTGGCGCGGTTCAAGGTATTGCAGAATTGATTACCCGTCCGGGTCTAATCAATGTCGATTTCGCCGATGTTAAAACAGTTATGGCCGAAATGGGTACTGCGATGATGGGCACTGGCGTTGCTGTTGGCGAAGATCGTGCTGAAGAAGCCGCTGAATTAGCGATTTCTAGCCCGTTACTTGAAGATGTCGATTTAGCTGGTGCGCGTGGTATTTTAGTTAACATTACCGCTGGCATGGATATTAGCATTGATGAATTTGAAACTGTCGGTAATGCGGTTAAAGACTTCGCGTCTGAAAATGCCACCGTCGTTGTCGGCGCGGTTATTGATCCTGAAATGACTGAAGAGTTGCGAGTTACTGTGGTAGCAACTGGCATCGGCGGCGAAGTACAGCCTGACATTAAGTTAGTTAAACCTGAAGAAGTCAAAGTGTCGGCTCCTGTTCATCACGAATCGGCGTTAAGTGATGAACCAATGGCGGCAGCAGCTAATGGTCAGTCTGCAAGCGGTGCTAATGGTGGCTTAGATTACCTAGATATCCCGGCATTTTTACGTAAACAAGCTGATTAA
- the ftsA gene encoding cell division protein FtsA, with protein MSKANERDLIVGLDIGTSKVAVIIGEILDDGGLSIVGLGSQPSRGMEKAGVNDLDSVVKSVQRALDEAELMADCKVTSVNLSISGKHISCQNEKGMVSINDEEVTQYDVDSVIHTARSVKISDERRILHVMPQEYAIDVQEGIRSPIGMSGMRMEAKVHMVTCASDMAKNIEKCVERCGLKVDELVFSAIASSYSVLTDDEKDLGVCLVDMGGGTMDLAVYTNGSLRHCAVIPVAGSQVTNDIAKIFRTPLTHAEAIKTQHACALSQLVGQEDNIEVPSVGGRPMRTMSRHTLAEVVEPRYQELYELVLTELKNAGYEDQISAGIVITGGTSKIEGAVEFAEACFGMPVRLATPLPVKGLNDYIQDPSYATGVGLLKFGSIMRVKAREDGAQQKGIGFLGRIQSWIKGEL; from the coding sequence ATGAGCAAGGCTAACGAAAGAGATTTAATTGTTGGACTAGATATCGGTACCTCGAAGGTCGCTGTAATTATTGGCGAAATACTCGATGATGGCGGTTTAAGCATTGTTGGCCTTGGCTCACAACCATCGCGCGGGATGGAAAAAGCTGGGGTTAACGATCTCGACTCGGTGGTTAAATCGGTGCAACGTGCGCTCGATGAAGCAGAGCTAATGGCTGACTGTAAGGTGACCTCGGTTAACTTGAGTATTTCTGGCAAACATATTTCTTGTCAGAATGAAAAAGGTATGGTGTCGATTAACGATGAAGAAGTAACGCAATACGATGTTGATAGCGTTATTCATACGGCGCGCTCGGTTAAAATATCGGACGAGCGACGGATCTTACATGTGATGCCACAAGAATATGCCATTGATGTACAAGAGGGCATCAGGTCGCCGATTGGCATGTCAGGCATGCGGATGGAAGCCAAGGTTCATATGGTGACCTGTGCGAGCGACATGGCTAAGAATATTGAAAAGTGTGTTGAGCGTTGTGGACTTAAAGTTGATGAGCTGGTGTTTTCGGCGATTGCCTCGAGCTATAGCGTGTTAACCGATGACGAAAAAGATCTTGGCGTGTGTTTGGTCGATATGGGCGGCGGTACGATGGATCTGGCAGTTTACACCAATGGTTCATTGCGTCATTGCGCAGTGATTCCGGTGGCGGGATCACAAGTGACTAATGACATCGCCAAAATTTTTAGAACGCCATTAACCCATGCTGAAGCGATAAAAACCCAACATGCCTGTGCGTTAAGCCAGTTAGTTGGTCAAGAAGATAACATCGAGGTGCCTTCGGTTGGAGGGCGACCAATGCGTACTATGTCGCGCCACACGCTAGCTGAAGTGGTTGAACCCCGATATCAAGAATTATATGAGTTAGTGCTAACCGAACTCAAAAATGCCGGTTATGAAGATCAAATCTCCGCTGGCATTGTGATTACGGGTGGCACGTCAAAAATTGAGGGTGCGGTTGAGTTTGCTGAAGCATGTTTTGGCATGCCAGTACGATTAGCGACTCCGCTACCCGTAAAAGGTTTAAATGATTACATTCAAGACCCAAGTTATGCAACGGGTGTTGGTTTATTAAAATTCGGCAGTATAATGCGCGTCAAAGCGCGTGAAGACGGTGCTCAACAAAAAGGCATCGGATTTTTAGGCCGTATTCAAAGTTGGATTAAAGGTGAGCTCTAA
- a CDS encoding M23 family metallopeptidase, protein MSVTTNSNGDKVKHQITLTGRRLLSLAALQGLLLGACGFLTYHFAVVPTQLANSIAAKSFVMAKQQQQVEAIAGQARGQMSVLAQRMGILTARMNRIDALGQRLATTAKFDEFDFSAIPSVGGPEQYSAMPDNSEFTALFNQMDQLLVHLDDQQQQLSVLETVMLSHHIEEDSRITGRPVQKGWLSSYYGMRSDPFTGRSSMHKGVDFASKEGSAVIATGAGVVSWASKRAGYGLLVEIDHGAGLKTRYGHSKQLLVKVGDVVTKGEEIALVGNTGRSTGPHVHYEVLKRDQTIDPRKYIYR, encoded by the coding sequence ATGAGTGTAACAACTAACAGTAACGGTGACAAAGTAAAACACCAAATCACCCTTACTGGCCGGCGGCTATTGAGCTTGGCTGCGTTGCAAGGGCTGTTATTAGGCGCTTGCGGCTTTTTAACTTACCACTTTGCTGTCGTGCCGACGCAATTGGCCAATTCTATCGCTGCCAAATCTTTTGTGATGGCTAAGCAGCAGCAACAAGTTGAGGCAATCGCTGGCCAAGCACGCGGCCAAATGTCGGTGTTAGCTCAGCGGATGGGTATTTTAACGGCCCGGATGAACAGAATCGACGCATTAGGTCAGCGTTTAGCAACAACTGCAAAATTTGATGAGTTTGATTTTTCGGCGATTCCGAGTGTTGGCGGACCCGAACAATATAGCGCGATGCCCGACAATTCGGAGTTTACGGCCTTGTTTAACCAGATGGATCAGCTATTAGTTCACCTCGATGATCAACAGCAGCAACTGTCGGTACTTGAAACTGTGATGTTAAGTCACCATATAGAAGAAGACAGTCGCATTACTGGGCGTCCGGTCCAAAAAGGCTGGTTGTCTTCTTATTATGGTATGCGAAGCGATCCGTTCACCGGAAGAAGCTCGATGCACAAGGGTGTTGATTTTGCCAGTAAGGAAGGTTCCGCTGTTATTGCAACGGGCGCTGGCGTGGTTAGCTGGGCCAGTAAGCGTGCAGGTTACGGTTTGCTGGTTGAAATAGATCACGGCGCTGGCTTGAAAACCCGTTACGGTCACTCTAAGCAACTATTAGTTAAAGTGGGTGATGTGGTGACTAAGGGTGAGGAAATTGCGTTAGTAGGCAATACAGGGCGCTCTACCGGTCCACATGTTCACTATGAAGTGTTAAAACGAGATCAGACGATTGATCCCCGTAAGTATATTTATCGCTAA
- a CDS encoding FtsQ-type POTRA domain-containing protein — MVKAKLTRIKGRVQQADHGFWAGVFFFLLVLAGISYLANQMYGHLMSTRQMPLSSLTLSGERQYSRDQEVQQVLATLSNQESFFSLNVDQVKTLVEQIPWIAKASVRRQWPNGLQIHVVDQVPVAYWNDRSLLNIKGEIFNADQARLKLKLPRFYGSDEEAATVLAGYRALYPLLSSEGISLRTITLSPRQSWQVTINNDLNLVLGRVNTVIRNVRVERFLKVYKHMINKKRLINYVDLRYDTGFAVNWKVVPGEKANNEQG; from the coding sequence ATGGTTAAAGCTAAACTGACACGAATAAAAGGCCGAGTCCAGCAAGCCGATCATGGTTTTTGGGCGGGCGTATTCTTTTTCTTGTTGGTATTAGCGGGCATTAGTTATTTGGCCAATCAAATGTATGGACATTTGATGAGTACTCGGCAAATGCCACTGTCGTCGTTAACCTTAAGTGGGGAGCGACAATACAGCCGAGATCAGGAAGTGCAGCAAGTATTAGCAACACTGAGCAACCAAGAGAGCTTTTTTTCACTCAACGTTGATCAGGTTAAAACCTTGGTTGAACAGATCCCGTGGATAGCGAAAGCTTCAGTGCGGCGTCAATGGCCCAATGGCTTGCAAATACATGTGGTTGATCAAGTTCCAGTAGCGTATTGGAATGATCGGTCATTACTTAATATTAAAGGTGAAATTTTTAACGCTGATCAAGCACGGCTTAAGCTTAAATTACCGCGCTTTTACGGCTCAGATGAAGAAGCCGCGACGGTATTGGCTGGCTATCGGGCGCTTTATCCGTTGCTGAGCAGTGAAGGGATTTCATTACGTACTATCACTTTGTCACCACGTCAGTCGTGGCAAGTAACAATTAATAACGATCTTAACTTAGTGTTAGGACGCGTTAATACGGTGATCCGCAATGTGCGGGTTGAGCGTTTTTTAAAAGTATATAAACACATGATCAACAAGAAGCGGTTAATCAATTATGTCGATTTAAGATACGACACAGGGTTTGCTGTTAATTGGAAAGTCGTTCCAGGAGAAAAAGCGAATAATGAGCAAGGCTAA
- a CDS encoding D-alanine--D-alanine ligase: MNNFGKVAVMFGGTSAEREVSLNSGQAVLNALVGAGVDAHAFDPSERALSQLVSENFSRVFIVLHGRGGEDGTMQGALELLGIPYTGSGVLGAALAMDKIKTKQIWQAMGLPTAKYHVVKAQHSAKLDYANMLAELNGMAMVKPSHEGSSIGMAKVTNAAQLEQAITNAFEFDSEVLIEQWITGSEYTVAVLDQQALPAISMTTPNDFYDYEAKYQTNTTQYHCPCGLDNVEEQKLGQLAFEAFNAVNAKGWGRVDFMRDEQGNWYLLEVNTVPGMTEKSLVPKAAEQAGISFEQLVLNILAQSKV; the protein is encoded by the coding sequence ATGAATAATTTTGGCAAAGTAGCAGTGATGTTTGGTGGCACTAGTGCCGAACGTGAAGTTTCGCTTAACTCAGGACAAGCGGTGCTTAATGCGCTGGTTGGCGCTGGTGTTGATGCGCATGCGTTTGACCCGAGTGAACGGGCTTTATCGCAATTGGTTAGTGAGAATTTTTCACGGGTCTTTATCGTATTACACGGTCGTGGTGGTGAAGATGGCACCATGCAGGGGGCGCTAGAGTTACTTGGCATACCTTATACCGGCTCTGGCGTGCTGGGCGCAGCATTAGCGATGGATAAGATCAAAACCAAACAAATTTGGCAGGCAATGGGTTTGCCAACGGCTAAGTATCACGTGGTAAAAGCCCAGCATAGCGCGAAACTTGATTACGCGAACATGTTAGCGGAACTAAATGGCATGGCGATGGTCAAGCCATCACACGAAGGTTCAAGCATTGGCATGGCTAAAGTGACCAATGCCGCGCAGCTCGAGCAAGCAATAACTAACGCCTTTGAATTCGATAGCGAAGTCTTAATTGAGCAATGGATAACCGGCAGTGAATACACGGTCGCGGTATTAGATCAACAGGCTTTACCTGCGATTAGCATGACCACGCCGAATGATTTTTATGATTATGAAGCAAAATATCAAACCAATACAACTCAGTATCATTGTCCTTGTGGTTTGGATAATGTTGAGGAACAAAAGTTAGGTCAATTAGCCTTTGAAGCATTTAATGCGGTTAATGCCAAGGGCTGGGGCCGGGTCGATTTTATGCGCGACGAGCAAGGAAACTGGTATTTATTAGAAGTAAATACGGTGCCCGGCATGACCGAGAAAAGTTTAGTGCCTAAGGCAGCAGAGCAGGCGGGCATTAGTTTTGAGCAGTTAGTGCTTAATATTTTAGCCCAGAGCAAAGTGTAG